Genomic window (Mesorhizobium sp. M4B.F.Ca.ET.058.02.1.1):
TGGCCAAAGCCGTCGAACGGGTGGACAACAAAATCGACGATCTGAGCAAGGTCAAGCCGGCTCCGGCTGTGGCATCTGCGCCGCAAGTGAAGGAAATTGTCAAGGAAGAGGTCAAATACGTGCAGCCGGAACCGCCGGCCCGGGCGACAATCGGTGTATTTCGAGGTATAAAACTCGAAACATACGATGTGCCGCGACAAAAATGACGCCGGCGCATTAGGATCGACACTCCGAATCAGCCGGCAGGGGGTTAGCGTAGATGCGTGTGTACCGGAGACCACTGGCGGCCGCCGCTTTCGCCTTATCCTGCGCATTGCTGTCGCTAAGTCCCGTGGCCCATGCCGCCGACCGCCGCATCGACGTGTCGAACCCGACTATCCATCGTATCTTCGTGCCGGTATCGCAGTCGGTGACGATCCAGGTGAACTCCACCCTGGGCGATATTGTCGTGGGCGACGAGAAGATTGCTGACGCGCAGCCGATGACCGACAAGACGCTCTATGTCATCGGCAAGGGTGTCGGCACCACAACCGTCAACCTGTTTTCCGAAGACAAGCGCTCGCTGGGCACGCTCCAGGTCGAGGTCGGTCAGGATGTCAGTGACATGGCCGCGGCAATCCGCCAGGTCGCGCCTCGCGCGCGCATCGAAATCGGCTCGATCAATGGCAAGATCAGGCTGGCCGGTCATGTCAAGGATGCAGCGACCCTGGCCTCCATCGTGGACGTCGCCCAGCAATATGGCCCCGACGCAATTATCAACTCCGTGACCATCGACGACAGCCAGCAGGTGAATTTGGAAGTGCGCGTGCTGGAGGCCAAGCGCAACGCCGGCCGCGACCTCGGCGTCTCGATCAGGAGCACGAATGGTAGCGGCACGAGCCGTACGGGAACGGGCATTGCGGCCGTCGACGAAGACGACGTGGTGCTGGGACCCGGGAACCTGCTTAGCGGCCTGCTCTCGAACACCAATCCCTTCGCGGCACTAATTACCCGCGTCATCGACAGCAACATCAAGGTCGACCTGATCATCGAAGCGCTCGAGGCCAAGGGCGTGGTGCGCACGCTGGCTGAACCCAACCTCACCACCTTGTCGGGTGAGTCCGCCAGCTTCAACGCAGGCGGCGAAGTCCCCATCCGCAGCATCGGCACTGATGGCAATATCCAGATCGAATACAAGCAATTCGGCGTCAATCTGCTATTCACGCCTGTCGTCATGGATGACAGCAAGATCCATATCAAGCTGGCGCCGGAAGTGAGCGACCTGACCGGCTTTACCACTGCTGGCGACCCGATCTTCACCAACCGCAAACTCGCGACCGTGGTCGAATTGCGCGACGGCCAGAGTTTCGCCGTCGGCGGGCTTCTCTCCAGCAAGACCACCAAGCTGCAGAACCAGGTGCCATGGCTCGGCCAGGTCCCGGTCATCGGCGCGCTGTTCCGCAACTCAAGCAACCAGAAGGAAGAAACCGAGCTGGTTGTCATCGTCACGCCGCATCTCGTACGGCCGACAAAGCCCGGCGAGCAATTGGCGACGCCGTTCGACAAGACGCGGCCGGCCAATGATCCGGAGTTCTTCATCCTCGGCCAACTCGAGGTGAACAAGGACATGATCCGCCAGTATGAAAACGGCGAAGGCGTCACCGGCCCCTATGGCCACATGCTGGATGTGAAATCGAAGGACAAGATGCTCTATGTCAAGAAATAAGCTCTTGCTCGTCGTTCTGTGTACCGGCCTGCTGACAGGTTGCGCCGCGGACTATCTCAACAACTACGACACGGTGACGCTGGCGGCCGGCGATACGCAGAAATTCAATTCGCTTCTGCAGACGGTCGACCCATACAATCCGGCCTCGAACAACACGAAAATCGAAGGCGACGGTGAGCGCGGCGTTGGCGTGATCAGAAGCTACAGAGTTCCGCCGTCACCGGCGCCGACGACGAACATGACGGTCAATGTCGGCACTTCGGGTGTGACCAACGGAGCGAATTGAGCAGAAGGATGCGGTGCGCCGGGCATTCGAGGGGCCTGGCGTGAAGGGGTAAGGGGTAGGGCCATGTTGCGAGGTATTCGCGCGTTCTGGCACGATCAGAGGGGAATAGCGCTGATCCTCGTCAGCGTGATGCTACCGGCGATCGTTGGATTTTCCCTCCTTGCGATCGACGCCAGCCGGGTCAACAATCTGCACAATGATTTGCAGAAGGCGGCGGACGCGTTTGCACTGGCAGGCGCTGCCGAACTGGATGGATCAAGCGGTTCCTGGGCGCGAGCCGAACGCGCCATGGCTACTTTGGTCGATAATGAAAGCAATTTCTCGACAGTTGGGCCGAATGGCAGGTTTACCCTGACTTCCGGTCAACCTGGCGGCACATTGAACTGCAATAACGCCGGCAACATTTCATGGTGTTTCCTGAAAGCGATCCCCGCAGCGGACAGCACTCCGATAACGTCGGCGAACCTTGCAACTTACGTCGCCAGTTCCACGCAGGCCGTCGGAGAGGCGGAAACGCGATTCATTCAAGTGACGGTCGCCCCTACTGGCTTTGCCGCGTTTTTCCCAGCTTCTTTCGTGACGTCGGGCGCTAGCAGCACTTTCAGTGTCGGAGCCGTCGCCGTGGCGGGTTTCACCTCCGGTGTCTGCAATTTCACGCCGGTCTTCATCTGCAACCCCTATGAGATGGATTCGAACGGAACGAACAACGCCGGCAACTACACGCTGCAGCAGGCTGTTTCCAACCCCGCCGTTCATCGTCGGCTGATCGAATTGAGAAAGGTCGGAAATGGCGCGGCGGCCGGTCCAGGTAACTTCGGCTTTCTGGAGCCACCGCCGGGTGTAGGGAATGGTGCACAGGCGCTCGCTCAGACGATCGCGACATCCACCCCGATCGGATGCTACGAATCCGGTAGTGTTTCGACTAAGACCGGCCAGAATGCCGGGCCGGTACAAGACGCGTTCAACGTCCGCTTCGGCATCAAAGCAAACGGCAGCCACTTCAACAGTCCAGAATATGGGCCGGCATCGAATGTTCGGAAGGGCGCTGCCGCGGGCGGCAATGGCAATGGCAATGGCAATGGCGGTGGCGGTGGCAATCAGTGCCCGCAATACAATCAGTTGACGTTCGGCTCGCCCAATATGGGCCTGCCCAGGGACGCCACCACGCCGTATATGAGTGGACGGATGGGCGACGGAAATTGGGACCTCTCCGGCTATTGGAGCACCAACTTCGGCTCCACGTCCCATCCATCGTCGTGGGACACGACCAAGCCAACCCGCTACGAGGTCTACAAGTACGAAATGGCGCAAGGTCTGGTTGGGACGGCTTCGGCCGGAGGCGAAGTCGGAACCCCATCGAACGCCTGTCAGCCGCCGGTTACATCAGTGGATCGTCGTCTTCTCTATGGTGCGATCCTCAACTGCAACGCGCTCGAAGCGGCGGGCAACGACCTGTCGGGTCATAGTACCAATCTGCCGGTCGAGGCTTTCGGCAGCTTCTTTCTCACCGAACCGGTTGCCTCGGCATCGGACGACGCATCGGTGATGGTCGAACTGGTCGACGTAACCGGTGGCGCTGGCCAAGGCACGCTCGACAATTTCCTGCGTGACGAAGCGCAGCTTTACCGGTGATGCGATGGCCAAATGCTTCTTCCATCACCTCGACAGATTTTGGCGCGACAGTCGCGGCACCGCGCTTGTCGAAATGGCCATTATCGGGCCGACTATGATTCTTCTGTCGGCAGGCGTGTTCGAGTTCGGCAACCTGATCCACGACAAGCTGCTGATGGAGGCTGGACTGTCGGACGCGGCCCGCTTCGGGGCACGTTGCAATAGTCAACTTTACACCGATGCAGGCCTTGCCGCGATCAATTGCGCGGATATTGCCACAAACATCGCAGTGTTCGGTAACGTGGCGGGAACTGGCAGCGCGCGCATTAGCGGCTGGCAGAAAGCGAATGTGACTGTGACAATCGCTGCTAGTGGGTCCTGCCAAGACGCCGTGGTTGCCGGTGTCACCAAATACCGGTCCACTACTTCCCAGGTCTGCATAGTCAGGGCGGCCGGCACCTATGCCTATGCTGGCGTCGGGATGCTGTCGCTGGTCGGTGTCAGCCCGATCACTCTGAGCGGCTTCCATGAGGAGCGGTTGATCCGGTTCTGATCATGATCAGGCTTTTCGCAAGATCCGAGGACGGAGCAACGATGGTGGAAATGGCCATCGTCTCGACGCTGCTATTTATGCTCGTCCTTGGCTTCATCGATTTCGGCTACGCTC
Coding sequences:
- a CDS encoding type II and III secretion system protein family protein, which gives rise to MRVYRRPLAAAAFALSCALLSLSPVAHAADRRIDVSNPTIHRIFVPVSQSVTIQVNSTLGDIVVGDEKIADAQPMTDKTLYVIGKGVGTTTVNLFSEDKRSLGTLQVEVGQDVSDMAAAIRQVAPRARIEIGSINGKIRLAGHVKDAATLASIVDVAQQYGPDAIINSVTIDDSQQVNLEVRVLEAKRNAGRDLGVSIRSTNGSGTSRTGTGIAAVDEDDVVLGPGNLLSGLLSNTNPFAALITRVIDSNIKVDLIIEALEAKGVVRTLAEPNLTTLSGESASFNAGGEVPIRSIGTDGNIQIEYKQFGVNLLFTPVVMDDSKIHIKLAPEVSDLTGFTTAGDPIFTNRKLATVVELRDGQSFAVGGLLSSKTTKLQNQVPWLGQVPVIGALFRNSSNQKEETELVVIVTPHLVRPTKPGEQLATPFDKTRPANDPEFFILGQLEVNKDMIRQYENGEGVTGPYGHMLDVKSKDKMLYVKK
- a CDS encoding pilus assembly protein TadG-related protein is translated as MLRGIRAFWHDQRGIALILVSVMLPAIVGFSLLAIDASRVNNLHNDLQKAADAFALAGAAELDGSSGSWARAERAMATLVDNESNFSTVGPNGRFTLTSGQPGGTLNCNNAGNISWCFLKAIPAADSTPITSANLATYVASSTQAVGEAETRFIQVTVAPTGFAAFFPASFVTSGASSTFSVGAVAVAGFTSGVCNFTPVFICNPYEMDSNGTNNAGNYTLQQAVSNPAVHRRLIELRKVGNGAAAGPGNFGFLEPPPGVGNGAQALAQTIATSTPIGCYESGSVSTKTGQNAGPVQDAFNVRFGIKANGSHFNSPEYGPASNVRKGAAAGGNGNGNGNGGGGGNQCPQYNQLTFGSPNMGLPRDATTPYMSGRMGDGNWDLSGYWSTNFGSTSHPSSWDTTKPTRYEVYKYEMAQGLVGTASAGGEVGTPSNACQPPVTSVDRRLLYGAILNCNALEAAGNDLSGHSTNLPVEAFGSFFLTEPVASASDDASVMVELVDVTGGAGQGTLDNFLRDEAQLYR
- a CDS encoding TadE/TadG family type IV pilus assembly protein encodes the protein MALAKARSTISCVTKRSFTGDAMAKCFFHHLDRFWRDSRGTALVEMAIIGPTMILLSAGVFEFGNLIHDKLLMEAGLSDAARFGARCNSQLYTDAGLAAINCADIATNIAVFGNVAGTGSARISGWQKANVTVTIAASGSCQDAVVAGVTKYRSTTSQVCIVRAAGTYAYAGVGMLSLVGVSPITLSGFHEERLIRF